Proteins from a single region of Butyrivibrio fibrisolvens:
- a CDS encoding zinc-ribbon domain-containing protein — translation MFCGKCGAQVPDGAAVCPKCGNKMENKEAMPKVANASQNAGTQAISFLKSLDNKTIGIIATCAVAVIAVILIFKALFGGIKLDGRYTDGYFTYTFSGNEVTFYCLGTEFTVNYKIKNDKLIYDLDTLELSDACIDYCEDYLHMDDDEIEDKIESIKEHREDPVKIEYDKKNKTLKIGGGTYYNAENYKAGPSGEYTCEDDDDITITFEDGELTFDNDGDEVTVPYNCFKKGDEVWINFYSFDFENSEFYHTYFTSVIEDVDVDEIVLGDTSFEK, via the coding sequence ATGTTTTGTGGAAAATGTGGAGCTCAGGTTCCTGACGGGGCTGCCGTATGCCCTAAGTGCGGCAACAAAATGGAAAACAAAGAGGCTATGCCAAAGGTAGCTAATGCATCTCAGAATGCCGGCACACAGGCTATAAGTTTCCTTAAGAGCCTTGATAACAAGACTATCGGTATCATCGCCACTTGTGCCGTTGCTGTTATTGCGGTTATCTTAATCTTCAAAGCACTCTTTGGCGGAATCAAGCTTGACGGCAGATACACTGATGGTTACTTCACCTATACATTCAGTGGCAATGAGGTCACATTCTACTGTTTAGGTACTGAATTTACTGTAAATTACAAGATCAAGAACGATAAGCTTATCTATGATCTGGATACTCTCGAGCTGTCCGATGCATGCATTGATTATTGCGAAGATTATTTACATATGGACGATGATGAAATTGAGGATAAGATCGAAAGCATCAAGGAGCACAGAGAGGATCCTGTAAAAATTGAATATGACAAGAAAAATAAGACCTTAAAGATCGGCGGCGGAACTTACTATAATGCCGAGAACTACAAGGCAGGACCAAGCGGTGAATATACATGCGAAGATGATGACGATATCACTATCACTTTCGAAGATGGTGAATTAACCTTCGATAACGACGGCGACGAAGTTACTGTCCCTTACAACTGTTTCAAAAAAGGCGACGAAGTATGGATCAATTTCTATAGCTTCGATTTTGAAAATTCAGAATTCTACCACACATACTTTACAAGCGTGATTGAAGATGTAGATGTAGATGAGATTGTTCTTGGAGATACTTCTTTTGAGAAGTAA
- a CDS encoding helix-turn-helix domain-containing protein: MAKNAHLTLDDRSTIEVSLREGDSFTDIGRELGKDPSTIAKEIKNHIQYSRSGSYNPCAKRANCSLIGQACKPCKNPHHGICRRCSFRNCFEHCPDFVELTCRKLNKPPYVCNGCDTRHRCKLERHLYVAKAAQQEYESQRSESRQGIAITPTELKRIDAIISPLVKQGQSIHMICVNNGDDIMLDERPSITTLMPVSYLWTT; encoded by the coding sequence ATGGCTAAAAACGCACATCTAACTCTTGATGACAGATCTACTATCGAAGTATCCCTCCGAGAGGGAGATTCCTTTACTGATATAGGAAGAGAACTAGGAAAAGATCCCTCCACTATAGCAAAGGAAATAAAGAACCATATACAGTATTCCCGAAGTGGTAGTTACAACCCATGTGCCAAACGCGCTAATTGTTCACTAATAGGGCAGGCATGCAAGCCATGCAAAAATCCGCATCATGGCATTTGCAGGAGGTGCTCTTTCAGAAACTGCTTTGAGCATTGCCCTGATTTTGTGGAACTTACATGTCGCAAATTAAATAAACCTCCATATGTATGTAACGGCTGCGATACCCGCCATCGATGCAAGCTTGAACGACACCTGTATGTAGCAAAGGCTGCTCAACAAGAGTATGAATCCCAAAGGTCTGAAAGCCGGCAGGGAATCGCAATAACACCAACTGAATTGAAACGAATTGATGCGATCATTTCGCCACTTGTTAAGCAAGGTCAGTCAATACACATGATCTGTGTCAATAATGGAGATGACATAATGCTTGATGAAAGACCATCTATAACTACATTGATGCCGGTCTCCTATCTGTGGACAACATAG
- a CDS encoding IS30 family transposase, whose amino-acid sequence MDNIDLPRKVRYRVRSHKKPVRVDKQCHIGRTYEDFEAFLSANPDTAVVEMDSVEGRKGGKVLLTIYFRDSSLMLAFIRDANTAKSVKCIFNDLYEKLGHDVFTQLFPVILTDRGSEFTDPLAIEFNDNNERRTRIFYCDPQRSNQKGGCEVTHEMIRRVLPKGTSFDNLCQDDIYLMMSHINSYNRKKLNNQSSHQLFSFLHGENVLDTLNIKLIPANEINLTPLLLKK is encoded by the coding sequence GTGGACAACATAGATCTTCCTCGAAAAGTTCGTTACCGTGTTCGTTCTCATAAAAAACCTGTCAGAGTAGACAAGCAGTGCCACATAGGACGCACATATGAAGATTTTGAAGCATTTCTTTCAGCTAATCCAGATACAGCTGTTGTTGAAATGGATTCAGTAGAAGGTCGCAAAGGCGGAAAAGTATTACTGACTATATATTTTAGGGACAGTAGTTTGATGCTTGCCTTTATACGAGATGCTAATACTGCAAAATCTGTAAAGTGCATATTTAATGACCTTTATGAAAAGCTTGGTCATGATGTATTCACACAGCTTTTTCCTGTCATACTTACAGATCGTGGTAGCGAATTCACTGATCCGCTTGCCATAGAGTTTAATGACAATAATGAACGTAGAACCCGCATTTTCTATTGTGATCCACAACGATCTAATCAGAAGGGAGGTTGCGAAGTAACTCATGAGATGATACGTCGCGTTCTTCCTAAAGGCACATCGTTTGATAACCTGTGTCAAGATGACATTTATCTTATGATGAGTCACATAAATTCATACAATAGAAAAAAGCTGAACAACCAATCCTCACATCAGCTGTTCAGCTTCCTTCACGGTGAGAATGTACTTGATACCCTTAACATCAAGCTCATTCCTGCTAACGAGATAAATCTCACACCTCTGTTGCTGAAAAAGTAA
- a CDS encoding 4Fe-4S binding protein: protein MADKLKKHGIIRKCVQAGWGLISNSYIPGFIKGTIYEGPLKRFCVPGMNCYSCPGALGACPIGAMQSVFDARRRKFAFYVVGFLATIGLLVGRFICGWLCLFGLIEELLYKIPTPKIKVPQKIDRVLRYLKYIVLIVLVFALPFFYRSSVGAGDPFFCKYVCPVGTLEGGIPLVLLSEGMRAAAGALFRWKFALLIICVLSSIFIYRPFCKYVCPLGAFYALFQKISILRLHIDEDKCVSCGACARQCKMNVDPVKNPNSSECIRCGECVKACPKGALSFCNRKK from the coding sequence ATGGCAGATAAATTAAAAAAGCACGGAATAATCAGAAAATGCGTGCAGGCAGGCTGGGGGCTGATATCCAACAGTTATATCCCCGGATTTATAAAAGGAACTATATATGAGGGGCCGCTTAAGAGATTCTGCGTACCGGGCATGAACTGCTATTCATGTCCGGGAGCGCTAGGGGCGTGCCCGATCGGAGCGATGCAGTCCGTATTTGATGCAAGGAGAAGGAAGTTTGCTTTCTATGTAGTAGGATTCCTTGCAACTATAGGGCTTCTTGTAGGAAGATTCATCTGCGGATGGCTGTGTCTGTTTGGACTTATAGAAGAGCTTCTTTATAAGATCCCGACACCCAAGATCAAAGTGCCGCAGAAAATAGACAGAGTTCTTAGATATCTTAAATATATAGTTCTTATAGTATTGGTATTTGCACTTCCTTTTTTCTATAGGAGCAGCGTAGGGGCAGGAGATCCATTCTTTTGTAAGTACGTATGCCCTGTAGGAACATTGGAAGGTGGCATTCCACTGGTGCTTTTGAGCGAAGGCATGAGAGCAGCTGCAGGAGCACTCTTTAGATGGAAGTTCGCACTACTTATAATATGCGTACTGTCCTCGATTTTCATCTACAGACCATTTTGTAAGTATGTATGCCCGCTTGGCGCATTCTACGCACTATTTCAGAAGATAAGCATCTTAAGACTTCATATCGATGAAGACAAGTGCGTTAGCTGCGGCGCTTGTGCAAGACAGTGCAAGATGAATGTGGATCCTGTTAAAAACCCCAACAGCTCAGAGTGTATACGCTGTGGTGAATGCGTTAAGGCATGTCCTAAAGGGGCACTTTCGTTTTGCAATAGAAAAAAATGA
- a CDS encoding CD1871A family CXXC motif-containing protein: MKSKRKVPIWVTIILLIAAISSCIYGANRGEMKTVYRKAVNICMECIGIG; this comes from the coding sequence ATGAAGTCAAAGAGAAAAGTTCCGATATGGGTAACTATAATACTGCTGATAGCTGCTATATCTTCATGCATATATGGAGCGAATAGGGGCGAGATGAAAACAGTATATCGCAAGGCGGTAAATATTTGCATGGAATGTATAGGTATAGGTTGA
- a CDS encoding TlpA disulfide reductase family protein, giving the protein MKKRSLALLLTGLMITGTLAGCGDNSNNESESDKTNTEKTDEEKETEETSDTADAGDSKDADTEDTKISDSELPQWAYGEFEAVPVDGVLDLSGFGMTIELPDELKDKQDRIAVDGQVTNDFGYASIYMTDPDDPDNNMLEIAYIVADVEQYTPEDYESEDYGLTKDMVADLGENCGFYYLAIKEDDWYDNDPTYIDQVYCAEVSDETKEEYLEFLSYSSEIIDNITFVDFQLPEGLSADDFDNEALLSFELTDLEGNEVVVGDYITGNTVTMINYWGTFCGPCINEMPELAELEKEYKDKGFEILGMTCDVYDGAGGYDEDILLDAIDIVEDTGVEYPVFVATPELLDYALLDAYPTTVFVDSEGNLLMSPIVGSHTKEEWEEYIAQAFEAAGQ; this is encoded by the coding sequence ATGAAGAAAAGATCACTGGCGTTATTACTTACTGGACTTATGATTACAGGCACCTTGGCTGGCTGTGGTGATAATTCCAATAATGAATCCGAAAGCGATAAGACAAATACTGAAAAGACAGATGAGGAAAAAGAGACTGAAGAAACATCTGATACAGCTGATGCAGGCGATTCAAAAGATGCTGATACAGAAGATACCAAAATATCTGATTCAGAGCTTCCACAGTGGGCGTATGGAGAATTTGAGGCTGTGCCTGTTGACGGTGTACTCGATCTGTCAGGCTTTGGTATGACGATAGAACTTCCTGATGAACTTAAGGACAAGCAGGACCGAATCGCAGTAGACGGACAGGTAACTAATGATTTTGGCTATGCATCTATATATATGACAGATCCGGATGATCCTGATAATAATATGCTTGAGATCGCTTATATTGTTGCAGATGTAGAGCAGTATACTCCTGAAGATTATGAGAGTGAAGATTATGGCCTTACTAAGGACATGGTCGCTGATCTTGGCGAGAATTGCGGATTCTATTATTTGGCGATCAAAGAAGATGACTGGTATGATAATGATCCGACATACATAGATCAGGTCTACTGTGCTGAAGTAAGCGATGAGACTAAGGAAGAGTATCTCGAGTTTTTGTCATATTCATCTGAGATCATCGACAATATTACTTTTGTAGATTTCCAGCTTCCGGAAGGTCTTAGTGCAGATGATTTTGATAATGAGGCACTACTTTCCTTTGAACTTACAGATCTTGAGGGAAATGAGGTTGTAGTTGGTGATTATATTACAGGCAACACTGTTACTATGATCAACTACTGGGGCACATTCTGCGGACCATGCATCAATGAGATGCCTGAACTTGCTGAGCTGGAAAAAGAGTATAAGGATAAAGGCTTTGAGATCCTTGGCATGACTTGTGATGTATATGATGGCGCAGGCGGCTATGACGAAGATATTCTGCTTGATGCGATCGATATCGTTGAAGATACAGGTGTTGAGTATCCTGTATTCGTTGCAACTCCAGAACTTTTAGATTATGCTCTTCTGGATGCATATCCTACAACTGTATTTGTAGATTCTGAGGGAAATCTTCTTATGAGCCCTATCGTTGGTTCACACACCAAGGAAGAGTGGGAAGAGTATATCGCGCAGGCATTTGAGGCAGCAGGCCAGTAA
- a CDS encoding DUF5722 domain-containing protein, producing MNKKSRNTIIGSAIVVVMAILAAIVVSGVSFWNGSMNSEAAGRPVTIDSVTIQGTDVVAQVSCKSIPSSDDGNFYLFGDEVYEDGAQGKVVATAKTSKSATFTFSLNLNTEDSNLSRKFLVAVKQGGSYVQVSDEHYITNPEAVATFTSIRNDHGIKGLLADLEMEDTYELSELGLQQVIYNFDLGTVCGLTDDPAYPTIEYTYDGTTYYFNGHTVTSYDTLISQWNNMGLQVTMVILNSDDVQSPYTADLMHPDSRDGHECPGYAFNTAEEGGTKHLKAIAAFLGERYSGMTGHGQVDNWCIGNEVNARTEWYYLQSDDLDTNVNAYVKAFRIFYNGIKSMNGSANIYNSIDQEWNRKSNPGCFLSKAYLDTFNYYMNREGNINWGLSFHPYNSPLFDPYAWKGQSQYVSRNIKTPYITMQNIDVLIDYMHQADFLAPDGSVRSISLAEQGYTSSFGEDYQSASLVYSYLMAASYPDIDAFLLFRQTDNAHEMESNLALGLNNLDGSHKPAYYYYQAMGAANQQEYIDKASAIIGMDVKYLVDNRILLTRSGWSLDS from the coding sequence ATGAATAAGAAAAGCAGGAATACTATTATTGGGTCTGCTATAGTTGTCGTTATGGCAATTCTTGCAGCTATCGTCGTTTCTGGTGTTTCTTTTTGGAACGGATCTATGAATTCTGAAGCAGCAGGAAGACCTGTAACAATTGACTCAGTTACAATTCAAGGGACTGATGTTGTAGCTCAGGTATCATGCAAATCTATTCCATCAAGTGATGATGGAAATTTTTATCTTTTTGGAGATGAAGTTTATGAAGATGGAGCTCAGGGAAAAGTAGTAGCAACTGCTAAGACTTCAAAGAGCGCAACATTTACTTTTTCTCTCAATCTTAACACAGAGGATTCTAATCTCAGCCGTAAATTCCTTGTAGCAGTTAAACAGGGCGGAAGCTATGTACAGGTAAGTGATGAGCATTACATTACTAATCCTGAAGCTGTTGCAACATTCACATCTATACGTAATGATCATGGTATCAAGGGTCTTCTTGCAGATCTTGAGATGGAAGATACATACGAGCTTTCAGAGCTTGGTCTTCAGCAGGTTATCTATAACTTTGATCTTGGTACAGTATGTGGTCTTACAGATGATCCTGCATACCCGACTATCGAGTATACATATGATGGAACAACATATTATTTCAATGGTCATACAGTAACAAGTTATGACACACTTATTTCTCAGTGGAATAATATGGGTCTTCAGGTTACTATGGTAATCCTTAATTCAGATGATGTTCAGTCACCTTATACAGCTGATCTGATGCATCCGGATTCAAGAGATGGACATGAGTGCCCTGGATATGCTTTCAATACAGCTGAAGAGGGTGGTACTAAGCACCTTAAGGCTATCGCAGCATTCCTTGGCGAGAGATATTCCGGAATGACAGGACATGGCCAGGTTGATAACTGGTGTATCGGTAACGAAGTAAATGCAAGAACTGAGTGGTATTACCTTCAGTCTGATGATCTTGATACTAACGTTAATGCTTATGTTAAGGCATTCCGTATTTTCTACAATGGTATCAAGTCCATGAACGGCAGTGCTAATATCTACAATTCGATCGATCAGGAGTGGAATCGTAAGTCTAATCCTGGATGTTTCCTTAGTAAGGCATATCTTGATACATTCAATTACTACATGAACAGAGAAGGTAACATTAACTGGGGACTTTCATTCCATCCTTATAACTCACCACTTTTTGATCCATATGCATGGAAGGGACAGTCACAGTATGTAAGCAGAAACATTAAGACACCTTACATCACAATGCAGAATATCGATGTTCTTATCGATTATATGCACCAGGCTGATTTCCTTGCACCTGACGGAAGCGTACGTAGTATCTCACTTGCAGAGCAGGGCTATACTTCAAGCTTCGGTGAAGATTATCAGAGCGCTTCACTTGTATACAGCTATCTGATGGCAGCATCTTATCCTGATATCGATGCATTCCTTCTATTCAGACAGACAGATAATGCTCACGAAATGGAGTCTAATCTTGCACTTGGTCTTAACAATCTTGATGGATCACATAAGCCTGCATACTATTACTATCAGGCAATGGGAGCAGCTAATCAGCAGGAATATATAGATAAGGCATCAGCTATTATTGGAATGGATGTTAAGTATCTGGTAGATAACAGAATTCTTCTTACAAGAAGCGGCTGGTCGCTGGACAGCTAA
- a CDS encoding zinc ribbon domain-containing protein: MICNVCGKEYQDGNAFCPYCGSQAQGAQNGNPQMQYQGGQQYGGMQQGQGGYGMPQQGQGGYGMPQQGQGGYGMPQGQPQFGGQGYGQPMYGGPAPQPPKKKSHKGVIIAIILVIVLAGGGVGGYFGYKWYRNNCLENALADGDAQYKDGNYDKAISYYKEALEYDEENKQALDGIKKSELGNALADAKELTDKGSFDEAIAAYDKILEDYPDNEDAKNGKSDAKKAKLEAQIAADLETANGYLDSGDYENAITAFETVLAEDSGNAEATEGIITAYNAIIDADIANEDYETAMEDAQRALSATGDDSFQARMDDEISPKLIPDVDDAMEAAEEYLADSTDVSVTISNTYEFSMSVESSDSYDFTGEIEAEFKGTYDNHDADQIYVTSEYSIKDDTGTSLINDHDLDFFYEDSEYYSQYDGDDWEADGSDSNFAYYGIHLPNSIVFDLGYISNCEIDDTTYEIDGRQCFKITGKYSSGDAEELAEFAQYYYGIGVGDDVTKVSATVTLYIDAETYAPVRKEVELDALDMSHVASDLKEAWETDDIEISDATCKYVITYDSYDELGDLTPSDF, translated from the coding sequence ATGATTTGTAATGTGTGTGGAAAAGAGTATCAGGATGGTAACGCATTCTGCCCTTATTGCGGATCACAGGCACAAGGCGCGCAGAATGGTAACCCGCAGATGCAGTACCAGGGCGGCCAGCAGTATGGCGGTATGCAGCAGGGTCAGGGCGGATACGGAATGCCGCAGCAAGGCCAGGGCGGATACGGAATGCCGCAGCAGGGACAAGGCGGTTATGGAATGCCGCAGGGACAGCCCCAGTTTGGAGGACAGGGATACGGACAGCCGATGTATGGCGGACCGGCACCTCAGCCACCTAAGAAAAAGAGCCACAAAGGTGTGATAATCGCTATTATTCTTGTTATCGTGCTTGCAGGTGGCGGCGTTGGCGGATACTTTGGATATAAATGGTATCGCAACAATTGTTTAGAGAATGCACTTGCCGACGGTGATGCGCAGTACAAAGACGGCAATTATGATAAAGCTATTTCTTATTATAAAGAAGCGCTTGAGTATGACGAAGAGAACAAGCAGGCCCTTGACGGAATCAAGAAGTCAGAGCTTGGTAATGCTCTTGCTGATGCCAAGGAGCTTACAGATAAAGGATCATTCGATGAAGCTATAGCTGCATACGACAAGATCCTTGAAGATTATCCTGACAATGAAGATGCCAAGAACGGTAAGTCTGATGCTAAGAAGGCTAAACTTGAAGCACAGATCGCAGCTGATCTTGAAACAGCAAACGGATATCTTGATTCAGGTGACTATGAAAATGCTATAACTGCATTTGAGACAGTTCTTGCAGAAGACAGCGGCAATGCAGAAGCTACAGAAGGCATCATCACTGCTTATAACGCTATCATTGATGCAGATATCGCAAACGAAGATTATGAAACAGCTATGGAAGATGCTCAGAGAGCACTTAGTGCAACAGGAGATGACAGCTTCCAGGCAAGAATGGATGATGAGATATCACCAAAGCTCATTCCTGATGTAGATGATGCAATGGAAGCAGCAGAAGAATACCTTGCAGATTCAACTGATGTAAGCGTAACAATTTCAAATACTTATGAATTCTCAATGTCAGTTGAATCAAGTGATTCTTATGATTTTACCGGAGAGATCGAAGCTGAGTTTAAAGGCACATATGATAATCATGACGCTGATCAGATCTATGTAACTTCCGAGTATTCTATAAAAGATGATACCGGTACAAGCCTTATAAATGATCATGATCTTGATTTCTTCTATGAAGATAGCGAGTACTATTCTCAGTATGATGGAGATGACTGGGAAGCAGATGGTTCTGATAGCAACTTTGCATATTATGGAATCCATTTACCTAACAGCATCGTATTTGATCTTGGTTATATTTCTAACTGCGAGATAGATGATACAACTTATGAGATTGATGGCAGACAGTGCTTTAAGATCACAGGAAAATATTCATCAGGTGATGCTGAAGAACTTGCTGAATTTGCTCAGTATTACTATGGTATAGGTGTTGGTGATGATGTAACTAAAGTAAGTGCAACAGTAACACTTTACATTGATGCTGAAACATATGCTCCTGTTCGTAAGGAAGTAGAACTTGATGCACTTGATATGTCTCATGTTGCTTCAGACCTTAAGGAGGCATGGGAGACAGATGATATCGAGATTTCAGATGCAACATGTAAGTATGTTATCACCTATGATTCATACGATGAACTCGGAGATTTAACACCTTCAGATTTCTAA